CAGTGAGCGACACAGAAGAGCAAGAACGAGATTCGAACGAACTGTCGCCAGCACAGCGACTCGAACCGCCAAACTCGCGACTCATCAACGCGGGGGTCGTGACGATCCACGATATGGAGACGCTCCGGGAATGCGTCGCCTACGAGAACGCAAATCAACAGCGTGTCCGGATTCTTCGCCAGCTCAAACAGCAGGCCGACGAAATCCGTTCAACAGACTGAATCACTGCTCGTGGAGGCTGTTTTTCACCCCCGGTAGGGGTGCGGGGGGTTCGACCTCCCGCGTTCGACACATGAAGACGGATTCTACCGACGATCCCAGAACAGACGTACAGACTGCGAGCGACCCTTGCCAGACGAACAGAGACCACATCGAGTATGTGGGGATGCGCGTCGACGACAGACCGGTCGTACTCAACCTCACCGAACACGAGCGACTCGCCCCCGATCGAAGCCTCGAACTCGTACGACAGAGTAGGCCGGGGTTCGAGTGGGGCGACACTGGCAGCGGTTCGGCACAGCTCGCCTGTGGACTCCTCCTCGATTACACCGACGACGAAGCCGTCGCCTCCCAGCACTACATCCAGTTTCGCGATGACGTGGTGAGCCAACTGGAGTGCAGTGGACCAGCCAATTGCTGGCATCTCACCGGCGACGATATCGAAGCCGCACTCGCGGGCGTCACCAAGCACGAAGCACTCACGCCGGATGGTGGAACGCCAACCCCGTCACTTCCAGTAAACTGGAGTGCCGTGAATCGGTCAGAACGGACAGTCTTCCAGCGGCGAGACATCGACCACTACGTCGTCCTCGGTGAAGGGACCGAGGAGTGGCTGCTCCTGCTCTGTGCGCAGGGCGACCGTGCGTATCCCGCTCCCCTCGACATACGAACAGTTCCGATTGAGGAGGATCCTGCTCCCGCCGTGCGGGAACTCGTTGTCGAGAGCAACGACCTCGTCGAGCCGGAGGAGGATGTGTGATGGAGACCCTGCGACTCTCTCGAGCCACATACCAGCTCATCGAACGCGCAATCGAAGCGCGGGAGCACATCGGCCACGAACTCGAGCGGTACAACGACCGGCGGGAACGCGAGAGAACCGAGAGCACAGACGTTTCGGCGGGGCGTGGCGATTCATGACCAGCGTCCACCACAGTGATTCGACTGGCCAGACCGGGTTTCAGTTCACACCGGCGTCGGGCGGGTGCGACTGTCCGATCCATCACGATAGCAACCCGGTCACGGCGCCGCTTGGATTGCGGTTCGCCGAGCGAGTCCAAATCGAGGCGATCCCCCAGCACGTCGCTGGCGCAATCTACGAGGCCCATCATTCATACATGGACGACATCCCGCTCACCAACCTGGTTCACCACGGGCTGAGTTACCAGGGACAGCTCATGGGCGCGATTACGTGGCGACATCCGCTCATCCGGTCGTTAAAGCTCGATGAAACACGGTACGGAGGCGACGAGATCGTCGAGGCAGCCCGCATCTGTATCGGCGTCGACTTCCCGAACCTGGCATCGGCAGCGCTCGCACGGTCGATGGATCAGTTCATTCGACGTGAAGCACGTCGACGCGGGATTCGACTCCTCCTGACGTTCGTTCGAGCGGATTACTCTGGATCAATGGTGAAAGCACTCCGAGCCAAGGGTGGCACTGTACGGGAAAGACGGGGACAGGCCAAGCAGGGAATCGACCGGACAAGCCGATTCGTGAGACGCCGAAATGGCGATTCGTGTGCGAGGTATCCAGTGGTCACGATAGCACACAAACGACAGTTGAGCAGTGGTCAGCATGACTCAGAAAGCGACTCTCGATCACTTCGCGACGAGTGCGACCGAGGAATCCAGCATGCTCACGCTAGAAGAGCGGCTTCTCAGCCCGATTTCCCCATCCGTTGGTCTTCGACTGATTCCTGGTCAAGGCGATCCGCTGTATCTCCAGAACCGAGGCACGGAGCGGTATCTCTTCCGTGATGACCACGGGCGGTGGTTCATCATCCAGCCGTCAGCGAAGAATTCAGAAGATGCGTTCGTTCGCTGGGTGTATCTTCCGGACAACAAGCCGAAGCGGCTCTGTTGAAATCCTCAGAGAGTTACAGGTTCGACCAGTAGTGTGACCGAATGCAGGCCCTCCCAAAGTCGCGGTTGCTCCGATTTGTTGAGCAGGCATTTCACTTGGCTCGTCGTACGGTTGCTCGCTACTCCTCGAAATTCTCGAAACAACGGTACACACTTCACCAGCACATTGTCCTCCTCTGTCTCAAGGTGCGGAAGAACACGACGTACCGGACGCTTCTTGACGAACTTATCGAGATGCCTCGGATTCGGAGCGCCATCGACCTTGAGGAACTCCCAACACCTTCGACATTGTGTAAAGCGTTCAATCGCCTTGACATGGCTGTTTGGCGGGTTCTTCTCAATCTCTCAGTCACGCTTCTCCCAACCAACGGTGTCGTCGGCATCGACGCATCCGGATTTGACCGGAGCCACGCCTCAAAACACTATACGAAGCGAACAAAGCTAACGATTCAGCAGTTGAAAGTTACACTTCTCGTTGATACGAGGGCGAATGCTATCATCGATTTACACGTGACAACGACACGAAAACACGACTCACAGATCGCGCCGTCGCTCATCAAGCGAAATACCGGTGAAGTGGCGATTCTCCTCGGTGACAAGGGATACGATGACCAGAAGATTCGCGCGTTGGCTCGTGACGAGGGCGTTCGTCCGCTTATCAAACACCGAAAGTTCTCATCACTTCACAAAGCGTGGAACGCTCGCTTGGATGCTGATATCTACGGACAACGGAGCCAGAGTGAGACAGTAAACTCTAATCTAAAGCGTAAATACGGCAACTTTGTTCGTTCACGATATTGGTGGAAACAATTCCGCGAGATAACCATGAAGTGTCTCGTTCACAATCTTGATTCGGCTCTCTGAACGGGGAGGTGACTCACTCCGTGTGAGAACCTCCTCCCGAAGAGCGAAGTAAAGCCGCAACTGAATGATAGAGTTCAATCTCAAAGACATATGCCAAGAGATAGGCGAAGACAACTCCACCAAGATAACCAATAATAGCTGTAACTGACATAGCACGCGTGATGTAGTAATCTGGGAGTGGGTACAGACCAATAGCTGACAGTACGATCGGTGCAAAGAGTGTGAGAGACAGACCCCACACGACTAAGGCAAAAATAAACTCGACTCTCTTTTTATGATCTTGCCGTTCCTGTTGCTTAGACGATGTCTGTGTTGAAACCCAGAGAAATCCACCAATAAGTCCAATAACGGGTGTCCCAACCCAAAGAATCCGAAGGATCGACGCAACACCACTTTGCGAGAGGGGTTGGTAGCTGGTGAGGGTGCCAAATATTACATTAGCAAAAATCTCACCGAGAATTCCCCATTGGAGGGCACCAGTCAATCTTGCAGTGATTGATGTCCGGTAATTGTTGGGGGCCATATAATGATGGATGAATGTACATACATATCATGACTTCGGAATGCCGAGAGTTACTTTTCCGTGACTAGCTGAAATCTGGAGATGGATCCAACAACTAATGTAGGCAAAGTAGATTTCAACAGAGCCGCCGAAGCGACTTGCGCAGTCAGCACTTCGTCGGCGGACGGTCATCGGCTACGACTATGTTCGGCGGTCGGATGCACCAGACCCAGTCCAGTCGACGGTGACAGCGATGTTCGTCACGGGATGCTGGCCCGAGACGACCTACGAGTGTGGATCATGTGAAGCCCGATTCGACACGGCACGAGAACACGCACTTCACTGCTGGGATGCACATCCCTGGGTGCCGAATCCGGAGCAGGTACGCCGACGACACTCCCCTGACGAGTAATCGGTGGAGGGCAGTCCAGCTCCGACTCCGTTTAGGCTGTTAACCAACAGACACCCATCCCTACCGCTTGTGTTGGTTAACGGCTTCCAGTAATCCGGTTTTATTTTCCCCAGAAGGGGTGCGGGGCGGCCAGAAGTTGCCGTTCCGGGCCCTACTCATGTCGCTCGATATCAGTTCTAGCAGTAGCACCGCACGTGAGATTGACGCTGCAAAGCAAACCGACTACGTGGCGTTCTTGCACCGGGCCCCATTCGCGCTGGACGCCTTGAAAATCGGCTTCCTGCCCGGCTTTCGTGAAGACTGCAGCTTTCAGCAATCCCAATTTCAGGGGTTAGAGATTCCCGTCGGGATGCTCGATAACGACTTTCGAAATCCCGACCTGACTCGATACGTCGACCGGTTTTTCGAACACGAGCCGCGAGTCGGCGTCATTGGGGACGCATACGATCCCGACGATGTCGATGATTACGTCGCTGCTGCTCGCGAAATCCAAGCGAGCTACCCCGATGCAGAGCTCGTCATCGTTCCTAAGTGCAGGGAGGTGATCGAGATGATTCCAGACGACATCGTGCTCGGCTACTCTCGGGGCTACGCTGATCGGCTGGCCCACGAGTTCTCCGAGCCGACCGACTGGCGTGGCCGACGCGTCCACATCCTCGGGGGGAGCCCACCGAAGCAGCTTGACGTCATTCAGCAGTTGACCCGACCGACTCTCACGGATGACCCACCCGCAGATATCGTCGGTGTTGACTGGAACGGACTCCATCGTGGCGCGCAGTTCGGAGAGTTCTGGACAGCTGCCGGATGGGACGATAGCGGCCGGGACGCTGACCACGTCACAGTTCGGAAGACCGTTCGTCACAGCCTTGGTCGACTCCGAGAATTCTGGCAGGGACACGGCGTCTGGCCAGATTCGACACCGCAAGATGTCGGTCTGGATGTAGGGTACGAGGGGCCATCATCGAGTGATCTCGACGGTGCTGCCTGTACTGGATGCGGGACAAATGTCTGGAGAACCCCTCGTGGTCCCTTTGTTGCCGAGTATGATACGGGAGATGTCTGTGGATACTGCAGCTACGACTGCTACTTCTCGCATCGCCATCGGAACAATCTCGAGGAAATAGCCGGCGAGAAGAGCGTCTACTTCCCACCGGCGTGACTCGGAGAGTGTTTTTCGAGCCCCTGAGAGGGCGAAGGCTCCATCGAGAGTCTTCATCCAGAGGTGAATCAAGTGAGTCAGCGACAGCATGCGAACGACGTCTCGGTCGATGAGATTCCAATCGATATTTCGAACACACAGTCCGGGGAAATCGATCCAGGTGATGTTCCTGCGGAGATCGAATCCATCACTCGTGGACTGGCGAGTGAACAGCCGCCGACGAACCCACTCGTCGTTCTCAAAGCAGCTCGGTGGTGGTACATCCACGGCAAAGGTGGGTCAGATCCCGCGTTCCGGTGGGCCATCGAGTGGGCGCGACACCTCGCGACAGACACATCGAGCGACGTAGAGATGTTCGACGAGTATCTCAAATACCTCGTTGCAGTCGGTTTCGCGGACGAACCACACGAACTCCGGTAACTCTCAAAGGAAGTTGTTTTTTGCGCCCTGAAGGGTGCGGCGCGTTCTGAATCGATGCAGTTGCGGTAATTCGAGTCCTGAAAATCATGGCTACGAGTAGTGATTCGTCGGTCTCGTTCGAGGAGACCGACACCCGGCACGACGAGATGCACAGTACCATCGAAGCGTGGATCGACGACCTCGTCGACCACGTTGACGATGCACAAGCCAGTGAGGAGTTCCAAGAGTGGCTGGAAGTCCAGAGTCGCTTCCACGACTATTCGCACCGAAACACGCTCCTCATCAAGCTCCAGTGTCCCGAGGCAACGAAGGTCGCAGGCTACAACACATGGCGGAACGACTTCGAACGGCACGTCCAGGAAGGCGAACAGGCCATCTGGATCTGGGCACCAATCATCACCAAGCGATGTCCCGAATGTGAGAACTCGATCAGCTACCACGAGAACATCGGTTGTGAGTACGACGAGACGCCGCAGGATGAATGGTCGAAAGGCCTCGTTGGGTTCAAGCCAGCACCAGTCTTCGACGTATCTCAGACGGAAGGAGAACCGCTTCCCGAACTGGAGACGGCGGCGACGGGCGACGCCAACGACCTGGTGCCAGCGCTCAAAGATGCAGCTGATGAACTCGGTGTGACGGTTCGCATCGTCGATGCCGACGACTGGGAGCATGGTGACGCGAAAGGGGTCTGTAAGTATCGGAGCCTACACGACTTCCAGCCAGTCGTCGAAGCAAGAGCCCGATCGAACCACGCAGATCTCGCGGTCACGCTGATTCACGAGTACGCCCATGCGCTGCTCCACTTCGATATCGAAGATGAACCCGAACGGGCAAAACGCGAGGTCGAAGCAGAAGCCGTCGCGTACATCGTCGGTCGATATTTCGGACTCGACACGAGTGGCTCAGCGTTCTATCTCGCTGCATGGCAGGGCGATGATCCGGAGGCGATTCAAGAGCGTCTCGGTCGAATCAGTTCCACCGCTCAGGAGATTATTCGATCACTCGGGGAGTGACGCTTCGGCTAACCTCCGAACAGCACTCACAGTCGAAACTATTCGAGTGAAGCCTCAGGTGCGTTGAAAGACGGTTTTTCACGCCGTCGAAGGGCGACGGCGTGCGCGAACTCGTCACGTCGATTCAGCCGAAATTATGACCGAACGAACTGACGACGTCGAGACACAGAACGAAGACGAAACAGAACATGAAGAGCGGGTGTACTCTCCTGATGGTGGAGTTGTAGCATCGACTCCTGCAGCTTCGACACCTACTGAAGCTGGCCAACAACTCACTATTGGCGGAGACCCGTCTCAGGAGGAACTCGAGCCCCGCACAAAGCGAGCTCGAACCGAAGAGATGGACGTCTCGTTACTGCAGAAGGGAGGAATCTACGAGGTACAATCGGAGTCAGGGAACATCTACGAGGTCGACGTTGCGAGTGAGACGTGTACGTGTCCAGATTTCTCGAAGCGGGACCCGAGCGGTGGATGCAAGCATCTACGGCGGACTGATCTCGAAATTCGGAGTGGGAACGTCCCTCGTCCCGATGGCCGTCTCCCAGAAACAATGGACGTTGTCGAACAGCTTTCTACGGAGATTCGCGAGCTGGAGCAAGAGATCGAAGAACGCGTGGAGCAACGGCGGAAACTCGAAACTACGGTTGGGGTTCTCAAGGAATTCTCGATTGAGTAGACGGTAGGTTCGCTCTTATGTAGAACTGTGGAGTGACCCCGTAGCAAGGCAATCGACGACGATTTCGAGGGATGCGCCGACCAAGTTCAATGAGCGAACGATACCGAAGGTGTGAGCGGCCTGTTCCAAGCCCTGCTTGGACAGGCCGCGAAACTTCCGCAGCCACGGTTTGACTAGTGAGAAGAGGCACTCGACCTGGTTGATGTGGACGCCGTCGGCCGAAACGTACCGTTCGTCGTGGATAACGGTTCGGTGATCGTACTCCATCTCTCGATACGCTTGGAGTCCATCAGTCCAGACCTCTCCCAGCCGCTGGGAGAGGTCTTCAGCCTCTTGCAGTACCGGTTCGAGGTCTCCCTGGTAGCTGATTCCAAGGTGACCGCGAATCACCCGAAGCACGTCGCGGCACGCCGCGACGAGCGTTATCTGGTCTCCGTGACGGCCCTTCCATCGTGAGCGCCCCGATCGGGACGACCCGCCGCGGTACCGACTGGTCCGCGGCGGGTCTTGGCCTTTGTAGCCTGAACAGACCGTGCTTGATTCGTCGATTTGTGTTGGGCCCGAGATGGAGTGTTGGAATTGCTCCCAGACGAGGGGGAAGCCGCGCGTGACCGCGGCTTCCACCTCTCGAATGGCGTAATAGACGGTCTTGTACGCCCTGTCGAGCACAACCGCGATTTGTGAGATACTGAGCAACGTGTCTGCATAGAGGAGGTACGCGAGAAGCACCTCTCCGGTGGTGAGGTGCTTCTCGTGGAAGGGCGTGCCATAGGTGTAGACCGGTTTAAAATTGCAATCTCGGCAGATAACGCGGTCGGACGAGTCCCACGTGTGAATGCTGGGGTGGCCGCAGCGAGGACACGTGGTATACTCCCAGAACTGCTTGAGTCGCCGCTCGATGAGGGCATCGAGCGGCTCGGTGTCCAACTCGAACAATCCAAGATCAACGAGCTGGCGAAGCATTCCACCGAACGCTGGCTGAGTCTGAGACATAACCTCATGATTTCGGCTCGTTCACCGTAACTACACGGTCGTTCCTCAGCTCTACATAAGAGCGGGTAGGTTTAACCAACAATCCCTGTGTTGGTTAACACGAGAATAGCCGATGTCCTACGAACCCCCGACCCCGCCGGCGAACCTTCCGACGGAAATCAACAGCTCACTCAACGAATCGACTCCGGAGCGGCTCCGAGAGGTTGCAACGTACGCCGAAGCGCTAGCCGAACACAAGGAACGGGAGGCCCGTCTTGAGGAGTCGGCAGCCCAGGAAGAAGTCGAGGAGCGACCAGACGACCTCCCGGACGACGTCCCTACCAAAGCAACGATCACGATCAAGGAGATCAACGACAACCGCTACTACTACTGGCAGTGGAGGGAAGGCGACAAGGTGACCTCCAAATACAAAGGCCCAGTCAATCCAGACGAATGAACTCGAATAGACGGTCACCCCCCGTTTTCGAGTTGTAAATGGGAAAGGGCACGGGGACGGCACATCACATACAATAGAACGTCGGATCTCTAACGTCACCCACCCCCCGTTTTCGAGTAGTAACGAGAAATCTGACGGGTGACACCCCCCATTTTCGAGCTGTAACGTACCACCCGAGCCGCGAACACCCCCCGTTTTCGAGTAGTAAGCGCGGGGCGGATTTGGGCGAGATTAGTTCTTGCTCCGGAACTGCTTCAGCCGTTCGCGGACAACCGCGCTGATAGTCGCCTCTTCGTGAGCTAGATCTTCGAACCGGGAATCCTCACGAATCGTCTCCATAATCGTTTCCGGATCCTCGGAGAGGGAGAAATACATATGCACTCCTCGGCCTCGCCCCTTGCCTCGACGCTCGAAGTCCAATACGCCGTACGTACTCTGCTCTGTGACGTGATTGACGAACGTCTCGCGACTGTACTGATCTGCATCCATCGTATCAGCAATGAATTGGTACGTCTTGAACGCAGGTCCAGCAGGTATCCACTCAGGGTGTTCTCTTGTGTAGTGGGCGGTGGCCGCCACAGCGTAGATGGAGAGTTTCTTTTGAGTGGAGATCCCGCTAATATGACGAAGTTTGCGATTCTCGGTGTATTTCTCCTGGGCATCACGGACATCAGTCTCGGTAACCGTGTCAGCTCCACGCCGCTCGGCTAATTCGCCAGCCCATCTGAGGAGATCTATTGCTTTCCGTGCATCTCCATGCGTTTGGGAGCCGAATGCAGCAACAAGCGGAACGACGTCATCTGCCAGTGATTCTGGCTTGAAGGCGTCTCGTCGGTTGTGGAGAATACTACGGAGTTGATTCGCATCGTAATCGTCGAAGAAGATGTCGTCAGGGTTGTAGGAACTCTGTGCGCGGCTGTTGAGGTCCTTCATGAAATCAGCGTAGTTCGTGATAGTCGTGAGAGAAATCGGGCCGTCAAAGTCGGCGAGCTTTCGAGCCCGTGAAAGCTGATAGATGAGGGAATTGTACTCTGCCTCCTGATACGGCCCCTCAAGCATATCGATCTCATCGAGGATGAAGATGACACCGTCATAGTACTCACGCATCAGTTCGTACAGTCGCTCGAGCTTCTGATCCGTTGAGACGCCGGTTTGAGGAACACCAGGTTCGACACCAAGGTCGTCGGCAGCAGCTTTAACTAGCCGATAGACAGCTCGATCTGCAGTCTTCGGTCCCTCGCAGTTGATAGAGAGGACTCCGAAGGTCTTACCCTGTGACTCGCACAGTTCGACGATCTGTTTGCAGACAGCATGAATGATGAGCGATTTCCCCGTTCCAGATGGCCCACTCAGGAGCATATCAGGGATCCCCTCATTCTGGAGGACCGGTTTTAGGTTGTCGACGACACGGCCCAGCTGGTCGTCACGACCAACGATACGATCCTCGTCGATGATAGTATCAGACCGAACGAGGTCCTTGTTCGCAAAAACGCCTCCGGACGACTCGGTTTGTAACCGATCTCGAATTGAGATGCCCCCACCGTCGCCGTTGGTCGCCTGTTGAGACGAATCAACTGGATCCGAGCCGTTCTCAAAAGTCGTTTGTGACGTACCGGGCGAATCTCCATCCTCACCCGTCGATCCAGGGGTTTCAGGATCAACAGAAGAGGATTCACGATCCTCCTCATCTTCCGGATGATTCGATCCTGCTCTACGTCCCTCTCGTCCCATTATGAACCCCCTCGAACTCCGGATATAAAAATATAGGCCCTTTTAGAGTTGTAACCACGCGAAAACAGGCTATCTAACGGCTATAGCCCTGCATCCTCGAAATATGCCAATTACCGTCTTCGGAATCTATCACCCTCCGTTGTCGAGTTGTAATCGATCGTCAGGAATCGCTATCATCGAAATTCCTCGATGACCTACACCCCCCTTTTTCGAGTTGTAAGCCTTCGAGGAGCGGTAACATACCTGGTCCGGTTTTCCCATCCGCCCCATTTTCGAGCTGTAAGCAACGGTGAGTCGCACTAAGTATAGAAGCAAATCTGTACCGTCAGGGTTTTGCGAATGATGCTCAGGGTGAAACGGTCTATCCCACGCCCCCCGTTTTCGAGTTGTAAGCCCCAGAATTGCCGTGAAAGGGCGACTCTCGTATGACCAGTTCACGAATACGAGAAATACCGGCCTCCAGATACGATGGTTGGTGAAGCTCGTTTAGTGAACTCGACTGTTCACCCCCTCCCCCCTTTTTCGAGTTGTAAACTCGTGATGACGGGAGGGGGGTGAACAGCAGGAGTGACTGCAGAACGGTCGATTGTGGCGTATACATAC
This genomic stretch from Haloferax volcanii DS2 harbors:
- a CDS encoding DUF6166 domain-containing protein, with protein sequence MKTDSTDDPRTDVQTASDPCQTNRDHIEYVGMRVDDRPVVLNLTEHERLAPDRSLELVRQSRPGFEWGDTGSGSAQLACGLLLDYTDDEAVASQHYIQFRDDVVSQLECSGPANCWHLTGDDIEAALAGVTKHEALTPDGGTPTPSLPVNWSAVNRSERTVFQRRDIDHYVVLGEGTEEWLLLLCAQGDRAYPAPLDIRTVPIEEDPAPAVRELVVESNDLVEPEEDV
- a CDS encoding IS5-like element ISHvo2 family transposase — encoded protein: MQALPKSRLLRFVEQAFHLARRTVARYSSKFSKQRYTLHQHIVLLCLKVRKNTTYRTLLDELIEMPRIRSAIDLEELPTPSTLCKAFNRLDMAVWRVLLNLSVTLLPTNGVVGIDASGFDRSHASKHYTKRTKLTIQQLKVTLLVDTRANAIIDLHVTTTRKHDSQIAPSLIKRNTGEVAILLGDKGYDDQKIRALARDEGVRPLIKHRKFSSLHKAWNARLDADIYGQRSQSETVNSNLKRKYGNFVRSRYWWKQFREITMKCLVHNLDSAL
- a CDS encoding DUF6610 family protein translates to MSLDISSSSSTAREIDAAKQTDYVAFLHRAPFALDALKIGFLPGFREDCSFQQSQFQGLEIPVGMLDNDFRNPDLTRYVDRFFEHEPRVGVIGDAYDPDDVDDYVAAAREIQASYPDAELVIVPKCREVIEMIPDDIVLGYSRGYADRLAHEFSEPTDWRGRRVHILGGSPPKQLDVIQQLTRPTLTDDPPADIVGVDWNGLHRGAQFGEFWTAAGWDDSGRDADHVTVRKTVRHSLGRLREFWQGHGVWPDSTPQDVGLDVGYEGPSSSDLDGAACTGCGTNVWRTPRGPFVAEYDTGDVCGYCSYDCYFSHRHRNNLEEIAGEKSVYFPPA
- a CDS encoding M78 family metallopeptidase domain-containing protein, whose product is MATSSDSSVSFEETDTRHDEMHSTIEAWIDDLVDHVDDAQASEEFQEWLEVQSRFHDYSHRNTLLIKLQCPEATKVAGYNTWRNDFERHVQEGEQAIWIWAPIITKRCPECENSISYHENIGCEYDETPQDEWSKGLVGFKPAPVFDVSQTEGEPLPELETAATGDANDLVPALKDAADELGVTVRIVDADDWEHGDAKGVCKYRSLHDFQPVVEARARSNHADLAVTLIHEYAHALLHFDIEDEPERAKREVEAEAVAYIVGRYFGLDTSGSAFYLAAWQGDDPEAIQERLGRISSTAQEIIRSLGE
- a CDS encoding IS1595-like element ISHvo6 family transposase, coding for MSQTQPAFGGMLRQLVDLGLFELDTEPLDALIERRLKQFWEYTTCPRCGHPSIHTWDSSDRVICRDCNFKPVYTYGTPFHEKHLTTGEVLLAYLLYADTLLSISQIAVVLDRAYKTVYYAIREVEAAVTRGFPLVWEQFQHSISGPTQIDESSTVCSGYKGQDPPRTSRYRGGSSRSGRSRWKGRHGDQITLVAACRDVLRVIRGHLGISYQGDLEPVLQEAEDLSQRLGEVWTDGLQAYREMEYDHRTVIHDERYVSADGVHINQVECLFSLVKPWLRKFRGLSKQGLEQAAHTFGIVRSLNLVGASLEIVVDCLATGSLHSST
- a CDS encoding Cdc6/Cdc18 family protein, which produces MGREGRRAGSNHPEDEEDRESSSVDPETPGSTGEDGDSPGTSQTTFENGSDPVDSSQQATNGDGGGISIRDRLQTESSGGVFANKDLVRSDTIIDEDRIVGRDDQLGRVVDNLKPVLQNEGIPDMLLSGPSGTGKSLIIHAVCKQIVELCESQGKTFGVLSINCEGPKTADRAVYRLVKAAADDLGVEPGVPQTGVSTDQKLERLYELMREYYDGVIFILDEIDMLEGPYQEAEYNSLIYQLSRARKLADFDGPISLTTITNYADFMKDLNSRAQSSYNPDDIFFDDYDANQLRSILHNRRDAFKPESLADDVVPLVAAFGSQTHGDARKAIDLLRWAGELAERRGADTVTETDVRDAQEKYTENRKLRHISGISTQKKLSIYAVAATAHYTREHPEWIPAGPAFKTYQFIADTMDADQYSRETFVNHVTEQSTYGVLDFERRGKGRGRGVHMYFSLSEDPETIMETIREDSRFEDLAHEEATISAVVRERLKQFRSKN